In the genome of Cynocephalus volans isolate mCynVol1 chromosome 15, mCynVol1.pri, whole genome shotgun sequence, one region contains:
- the LOC134363941 gene encoding cytochrome c1, heme protein, mitochondrial has protein sequence MAAAAAALRGTVLGPRGAGLPGARAQGLLCGARPGQLPLRTPQAASLSSKSGFSRGRKVMLSALGMLAAGGAGLAVALHSAVSASDLELHPPSFPWSHRGLLSSLDHTSIRRGFQVYKQVCSSCHSMDYVAYRHLVGVCYTENEAKALAEEVEVQDGPNDDGEMFMRPGKLSDYFPKPYPNPEAARAANNGALPPDLSYIVRARHGGEDYVFSLLTGYCDPPTGVSLREGLYFNPYFPGQAIGMAPPIYTEVLEFDDGTPATMSQVAKDVCTFLRWASEPEHDHRKRMGLKMLMMMTLLVPLTYAMKRHKWSVLKSRKLAYRPPK, from the exons atggcggcggcggcggcggcgctaCGCGGGACGGTGCTGGGCCCGCGGGGCGCGGGGCTCCCGGGCGCGCGGGCCCAGGGTCTGCTGTGCGGCGCGCGGCCCGGGCAGCTCCCGCTGCGGACGCCTCAG GCAGCGTCCTTGTCGTCCAAGTCTGGGTTTTCTCGCGGCCGGAAGGTGATGCTCTCAGCGCTGGGCATGCTGGCGGCGGGGGGTGCAGGGCTGGCAGTGGCTCTACATTCTGCTGTAAGTGCCAGTGACCTGGAGCTGCACCCTCCCAGCTTTCCGTGGTCTCACCGTGGCCTCCTCTCTTCCTTGGACCACACCAG CATCCGGAGGGGTTTCCAGGTATATAAGCAGGTGTGCTCCTCCTGCCACAGCATGGACTATGTAGCTTACCGCCACCTGGTGGGCGTGTGCTACACGGAGAATGAAGCTAAAGCCCTTGCTGAGGAG GTGGAGGTTCAGGACGGTCCCAATGACGATGGGGAGATGTTCATGCGGCCAGGAAAGCTGTCCGACTACTTTCCCAAACCGTACCCCAACCCTGAGGCCGCACGAGCTGCCAATAATGGAGCATTACCCCCTGATCTCAGCTACATTGTGCGTGCTAG GCACGGTGGTGAGGACTACGTCTTCTCCCTGCTCACTGGCTACTGTGACCCACCCACTGGGGTGTCGCTGCGAGAAGGCCTCTACTTCAACCCCTACTTTCCTGGCCAGGCCATCGGCATGGCCCCTCCAATCTACACTGAAGTCTTGGAGTTTGATGATG GTACCCCAGCTACCATGTCCCAGGTAGCCAAGGACGTGTGCACTTTCCTGCGCTGGGCATCTGAGCCAGAGCATGACCATCGCAAACGCATGGGGCTCAAG atgttgatgatgatgaccTTGCTGGTGCCCCTGACCTATGCCATGAAGCGGCATAAGTGGTCAGTCCTGAAGAGTCGGAAGCTGGCATATCGGCCACCCAAGTGA
- the SHARPIN gene encoding sharpin: MAPPAGGTAAASDPGPAAVLLAVHAAVRPLGAGPDAEAQLRRLQLSADPERPERFRLELLGAGPGAVSLEWPLEAVSYVVRGPSHHELHPPPGGPGTLSLHFLNPQEAQRWAALVRGATVEGQNGSGNPPPALGPETCPVSLPSLPEAPVPKAPQPQVDLPRSPGDLMEKEELAGRLARAIADGDEKGAAQAAAILAQHHTALSVCLQEACFPPGPIRLHVTVEDAASAASAACSAHVTLLVYPHCTIAALQEQVFSEFGFPPVVQRWVIGRCLCVPERSLASYGVQQDGDPAFLYLLSVPREAAGRSSQHLQKMDGELGRLLPSSLGPPRDPQPASSSLPSPLQPGWPCPSCTFINAPSRPGCEMCSTQRPCAWDSLPAAST; this comes from the exons ATGGCGCCGCCTGCGGGCGGGACGGCGGCGGCCTCGGACCCGGGCCCGGCCGCGGTGCTCCTGGCCGTGCATGCCGCGGTGAGGCCTCTGGGCGCCGGGCCGGACGCCGAGGCGCAGCTGCGGAGACTGCAGCTGAGCGCGGACCCCGAGCGGCCCGAGCGCTTCCGGCTGGAGCTGCTGGGCGCGGggcccggggcg GTCAGTTTGGAGTGGCCCTTGGAGGCAGTTTCCTACGTCGTCCGAGGCCCCAGCCATCATGAGCTGCATCCTCCACCAGGAGGGCCCGGAACCCTCAGCCTGCACTTCCTCAACCCTCAGGAAGCTCAGCGGTGGGCAGCCCTGGTCCGAGGTGCCACCGTGGAGGGACAGAATG GCAGTGGcaacccacccccagccctgggcccAGAAACATGCCCTGTTTCCCTGCCCAGTCTCCCTGAAGCCCCCGTACCCAAGGCTCCCCAGCCTCAAGTGGATCTTCCCCGGAGTCCTGGAGACTTGATGGAGAAGG AAGAGCTGGCAGGGCGCCTGGCCCGGGCCATTGCGGATGGGGACGAGAAGGGGGCAGCCCAAGCAGCAGCCATCCTGGCTCAGCATCACACAGCCCTCAGTGTCTGCCTCCAGGAGGCCTGCTTCCCACCTGGTCCTATCAG GCTGCATGTCACAGTTGAAGATGCCGCATCTGCTGCCTCCGCTGCATGCTCTGCCCACGTCACACTGCTGGTCTACCCCCACTGCACCATCGCAGCCCTCCAGGAGCAG GTGTTCTCGGAGTTTGGATTCCCTCCAGTTGTGCAGCGCTGGGTCATTGGGCGGTGCCTGTGTGTCCCTGAGCGTAGCCTTGCGTCCTACGGGGTCCAGCAAGATGGGGACCCTGCTTTCCTTTACCTGCTCTCAGTCCCTCGGGAAGCTGCAG GACGCAGCTCTCAGCACCTCCAGAAGATGGATGGGGAACTAGGACGCTTACTTCCCTCGTCATTGGGGCCACCCCGAGACCCCCAGCCAGCCAGCTCCAGCCTCCCCAGCCCCCTGCAG cccggcTGGCCCTGTCCTTCCTGTACCTTCATCAATGCCCCAAGTCGCCCTGGCTGTGAGATGTGTAGCACCCAGAGGCCCTGTGCTTGGGACTCCCTTCCTGCAGCTTCCACCTAG
- the MAF1 gene encoding repressor of RNA polymerase III transcription MAF1 homolog has product MKLLENSSFEAINSQLTVETGDAHIIGRIESYSCKMAGDDKHMFKQFCQEGQPHVLEALSPPQTSGLSPSRLSKSQGGEDEGPLSDKCSRKTLFYLIATLNESFRPDYDFSTARSHEFSREPSLSWVVNAVNCSLFSAVREDFKALKPQLWNAVDEEICLAECDIYSYNPDLDSDPFGEDGSLWSFNYFFYNKRLKRIVFFSCRSISGSTYTPSEAGNELDMELGEEDVEEESGGGGSEGGAEETSAMEDRVPVICM; this is encoded by the exons ATGAAGCTGTTAGAGAATTCGAGCTTCGAGGCCATCAACTCGCAGCTGACAGTGGAGACCGGAGATGCCCACATCATCGGCAG GATTGAGAGCTACTCATGTAAGATGGCAGGAGACGACAAACACATGTTCAAGCAGTTCTGCCAGGAGGGCCAGCCCCACGTGCTGGAGGCActgtccccaccccagacctctgGCCTCAGCCCCAGCAG ACTGAGCAAGAGCCAAGGTGGTGAGGACGAGGGACCTCTCAGTGACAAGTGTAGCCGCAAGACCCTTTTTTACCTGATTGCCACCCTCAACGAGTCCTTCAGGCCTGACTACGACTTCAGCACAGCCCGCAGCCATGAGTTCAGCCGGGAGCCCAGCCTCAGCTGG GTGGTGAATGCAGTTAACTGCAGTCTGTTCTCTGCTGTGCGGGAAGACTTCAAGGCCCTGAAGCCGCAGCTGTGGAATGCAGTGGACGAGGAGATCTGCCTGGCTGAATGCGACATCTACAG TTATAACCCGGATTTGGACTCGGACCCCTTCGGGGAGGATGGCAGTCTCTGGTCCTTCAACTACTTCTTCTACAACAAGCGGCTCAAGCGAATTGTCTTCTTCAGCTGCCGCTCCATCAG TGGCTCCACCTATACGCCCTCGGAAGCAGGCAATGAGCTGGACATGGAACTAGGGGAGGAGGACGTGGAGGAAGAGAGTGGAGGTGGAGGCAGCGAGGGCGGGGCCGAGGAGACCAGTGCCATGGAGGACAG GGTCCCGGTGATCTGTATGTGA